The DNA sequence TCAGATTGCTTCGTCGTACCTCCTCGCAATGACGCTTTGATAATGGTTCCCGTCATTGCGAACGTAGTGAAGCAATCCGTTATTCGATGGTATCAGTTAGGTCTTCCCAGTTGGAGTTAAATCCGTTTATCAAATCCAGTTTTTTCTGACGCGAACCTGCTTTGATTTGTTTTTCCCGTGCAATGGCTTCTTCGATGTGGATAAATCCTTCATAATAAACAAGCTTTGTTACGTTGTATCGCGAAGTGAACGATTTTTGGTACAGTCCATTTCTGCGTTCATATAGACGGTTCATCAGATTACTGGTTACTCCGGTATAAAGTACTGTATGTTTCTTGTTGGTTAAGATATATATGTAGCCTCCTCGTTCCATGGTGCATTGTTGTTTGAGATTGCTTCGGTCTTACCTCCCTCGCAATGGCGCGTTTATGATGGTTGCCGTCATTGTGAATGGAGCGCAGCGGAATGTGGCAATCCTTTTTTGTACTAGTCAATGCGAACGTGGTTTCATCATTGCGAACGCATTGTAGCAATCTGTTCAATTTTTCATCATCATGAGTTTAGCGAAGTAATCTGTTATTTGATAAGATTGCCACGCTCCATTTCATTTCGCTCGCAATGACGTTCCGAAATATATTTCCGATATTGCGAACCTAGTGAAGCAATCTATCGAATAATATTGCGGTGCTAACTTATATTTAGGGTTGGAACATCCAAACATCCGATTCCCGTTCAACATCATCTTCACCTCCCACAACATAGCCTTTCCCGTTGAGTGTAAACGCAACAACGTTTTGCCGGGCACCACCAGGAAAATCGCCGCACTTTGTCCATTCATTGGTTGCAGGATCATAACTAACGACATCCGAGAGTAATCTGCCCCCATTCAATGATCCGTTCCAATAGCGTCCCAGCATAATGTAGCCTAGTCCGTTAATTGATAATCCTTTCGATAGAACACGTGCCTTCGGTAAATCGGCTACTCTGTTCCAACTGTCAGTTTCGGTAGAGTAACAGTAAAAGTCTTTATACCGTTCACTGTCAAAGCCTGTACCAACATAAAAATTCTTTCCGATTGCAAATCCTGCCGTTCCCGAACGCTTTACGGGGCAATCTTTCAGACGTGTCCATTCGTTGGTCTTTGGATTGTATTTGTATGTGTCCGGTTTATATTGTGTACTTGTATAGCCTTCGGTTGTATAAATACAATCATCAATTACTGCATAGAATAAATCGTTCGAGGCTTCCCCGGGGAATGATGCTACTTGTTTCCAGGTATCGTTTTTTAAATCATATTCCCAAAGATCTTTGTAGATGGGACCTGTATAGGGTGCAATAGCACCCAGACCAACATAAGCTTTATCCCCGATTACTGCTCCGATTGCTTTTACTCTTGCCGCGCCAGGGAAATCTGCTTTGCGTGTCCATTGGTCAGTTTGACTGTCATATTCCCAAAGGTCATTCAGAAAATCAACTTTCCAACCCGATCGCCCCAAGCAGACGTATGCTTTGTCCTGCCAGGTAAAAGAGGTAGCCGAAGCACGCGCCTCTCCCGGAAAGTCATTTAGCTGCGTCCAATCGCTGATGGGCGTTGATTCAAATTTTTGACAGGCACCTGAAATAAGAATACACAAAAGCAGGCACCAATGCCTTATTTTAAAATCCATATAATCGTATGATATAAAAATTGAAATCCTCTAGCGACCAAATTTTGGCGGTGATAAAGGATTTCATGTGGGAATATTTGAATAAGGGGTTTGTCTGCTAATGAAATGCAACATGAATTGTATTCTCATTGCGTAAGACTAAAAAGCTAATAAAATAGATTAAATGTCAAAATGTTAAATGTTTCAACCAATTTCGTAATAATAGTCTTGCCATTCTTTTTTACTGGAGGTTTTAATGCTTGCTCATTTCCCTTTTTATCACGAAACCCGGAGAATTCAGTATTGTTAATCATCGGGTTAGAGGTTAATATGGTTGAATCCTGATGACTTGGTGTTAAAAATTGATCCAGTACCTCAAATTGTGAGTTTTTCGATTCGAATTCAGGAACAATTTTTTTCATCCGCGTAACAATCTGCCACTCATCTTCCTCATCCAGATTCTTCAGTAATTCAAGGATACTGGCTTTAGATGCTTCATAATTTTGTGGTCTGATTTTTCCAATCATGATCTTCTTATTGCCTGTTGGTAGCGTTTCTTCCTTATCGGCGAGTAATTCCTCATACAATTTTTCTCCCGGGCGTAGGCCTGTTTCCATAATTTGTATATCACGATGAGGAATAAAGCCAGACAATGAGATCATTCGCTCAGCTAAATCGTAAATACGGACAGGTTCTCCCATATCGAAGAGATAAATTTCTCCACCATTTCCCATAAATCCAGCTTCCATAACCAATTGGCAGGCTTCCGGAATGGTCATAAAGTAGCGGATAATATCTTTGTGCGTTACCGTAACAGGTCCTCCATTACTAATTTGCCTTTTGAAGATAGGAATAACTGAACCATTCGAACCCAATACATTGCCAAACCGAGTGGTTATAAACTGGGTTTTCATTCCGGGACGCTGAGATATGGCTTGAATATAGATTTCGCAAATGCGTTTGGTGGCTCCCATCACGTTGGTAGGATTCACTGCCTTGTCCGTTGATATCATCACAAACTTTTCTACGCCAAATTCTACCGAAAGATCAGCGATATTCCTTGTTCCACCAACATTATTTCGTATCGCCTCGTAGGGTTGAAACTCCATAATCGGTACATGTTTGTAGGCGGCTGCATGATAGATAATTTGGGGTTGACAAATGCCAAAGATCTTGCGCAACTTAATTGCATTCGTCACATCGGCAACATAAGTATGCAATTGAACCTGACCAAGTATTGGTAAAATTTCGTTCTTGATTTCAAAGATGGCTGATTCAGCTTGATCAATAATCGTTATACTTTCAGGATTGAGATACACCAATTGCCTGACAATCTCAGAACCAATGGATCCAGCACCTCCGGTTACCATAACACGTTTTCCCGCAATACCCTGACTTATTGACTCCACTTTCATGGAAATAGATTCCCTTCCTAACAGGTCTTCAATTCGTACATTGGTGATTTTCCCTTCGTCCAGTTTCCCATCGATTAAGTTGGACGGATCAGACACTTCTCTTACTTTCAGTCGATTGGCCAGACATTGGTCAACTATTTCCCGTTTTCGTCTAATTTCAACCTTCGGACCCGATATGGCCAGTATCATTTCCTGAACTTTTTGTTCCTGAATCACATGCCCGAAAGCCTTTTCAGGAGAAAAGACCTTCACTCCTCCAACGCGACTTTTCCAGAGACTGGGATTGTCGTCAATA is a window from the Aquipluma nitroreducens genome containing:
- a CDS encoding GIY-YIG nuclease family protein, producing the protein MERGGYIYILTNKKHTVLYTGVTSNLMNRLYERRNGLYQKSFTSRYNVTKLVYYEGFIHIEEAIAREKQIKAGSRQKKLDLINGFNSNWEDLTDTIE
- a CDS encoding Kelch repeat-containing protein: MDFKIRHWCLLLCILISGACQKFESTPISDWTQLNDFPGEARASATSFTWQDKAYVCLGRSGWKVDFLNDLWEYDSQTDQWTRKADFPGAARVKAIGAVIGDKAYVGLGAIAPYTGPIYKDLWEYDLKNDTWKQVASFPGEASNDLFYAVIDDCIYTTEGYTSTQYKPDTYKYNPKTNEWTRLKDCPVKRSGTAGFAIGKNFYVGTGFDSERYKDFYCYSTETDSWNRVADLPKARVLSKGLSINGLGYIMLGRYWNGSLNGGRLLSDVVSYDPATNEWTKCGDFPGGARQNVVAFTLNGKGYVVGGEDDVERESDVWMFQP
- a CDS encoding polysaccharide biosynthesis protein, with product MRIKLKELIDRGFLPRWIILMVDFAIASSSFLLTYLLRYNLFSEHVDVPMMLIQFMTGLPFFILAALIFKPHRGILRHSTMQDAVIVAKAHLLFSGGYFFLSIFGHNIAEILLIPWSVIIVHYFLSVFLMVSFRLGVQFTYRNLIAKPNDTINIMIYGAGVMGSIAKSVIIKDTNIHYNIIGFIDDNPSLWKSRVGGVKVFSPEKAFGHVIQEQKVQEMILAISGPKVEIRRKREIVDQCLANRLKVREVSDPSNLIDGKLDEGKITNVRIEDLLGRESISMKVESISQGIAGKRVMVTGGAGSIGSEIVRQLVYLNPESITIIDQAESAIFEIKNEILPILGQVQLHTYVADVTNAIKLRKIFGICQPQIIYHAAAYKHVPIMEFQPYEAIRNNVGGTRNIADLSVEFGVEKFVMISTDKAVNPTNVMGATKRICEIYIQAISQRPGMKTQFITTRFGNVLGSNGSVIPIFKRQISNGGPVTVTHKDIIRYFMTIPEACQLVMEAGFMGNGGEIYLFDMGEPVRIYDLAERMISLSGFIPHRDIQIMETGLRPGEKLYEELLADKEETLPTGNKKIMIGKIRPQNYEASKASILELLKNLDEEDEWQIVTRMKKIVPEFESKNSQFEVLDQFLTPSHQDSTILTSNPMINNTEFSGFRDKKGNEQALKPPVKKNGKTIITKLVETFNILTFNLFY